In Nicotiana tabacum cultivar K326 chromosome 21, ASM71507v2, whole genome shotgun sequence, one DNA window encodes the following:
- the LOC107832241 gene encoding putative calcium-binding protein CML13 isoform X2, with product MTYLEERSTASLYRGASRREKPRGRNQGLTQQKRQEIREAFELFDTDNSGTIDAKELNVAMRALGFEATEEEINRMIAEVDKDGSGAIDFDEFVHMMTAKFGERDTKEELKKAFDVIDQDKNGKISFADIQRIADELGERFTDREIQEMIEAADQDRDGEVNVEDFMRMMRRTSFGH from the exons ATG ACTTATTTAGAAGAAAGATCAACG GCAAGCCTTTACAGAGGTGCATCACGGAGAGAGAAACCCAGAGGACGTAATCAGGGGTTAACTCAACAGAAAAGGCAAGAAATAAGAGAGGCTTTTGAGCTTTTTGATACAGACAACTCTG GAACCATTGATGCCAAAGAGCTCAATGTTGCTATGAG GGCCCTGGGTTTTGAAGCAACTGAAGAG GAGATCAATCGAATGATTGCAGAAGTTGACAAGGATGGCAGTGGTGCAattgattttgatgaatttgtgCACATGATGACTGCCAAGTTTGGAGAAAGGGATACTAAAGAGGAGCTCAAGAAAGCATTCGACGTTATTGATCAAGATAAAAAT GGGAAGATCTCTTTTGCAGACATTCAAAGAATCGCCGATGAGTTGGGCGAGCGATTTACTGACAGAGAAATACAGGAAATGATAGAAGCGGCAGATCAAGATC GTGATGGAGAGGTTAATGTTGAAGACTTCATGAGGATGATGAGGAGAACTAGCTTTGGGCATTAA
- the LOC107832240 gene encoding peroxidase 47, whose protein sequence is MGKCELLMVILLMDIIVSCYGLRMEYYMMSCPFAEGIVKNTVNRHLQADPTLAAALVRMHFHDCFIQGCDASVLIDSTKGGNTAEKDSPANLSLRGYEIIDEAKEELEDQCPGVVSCADILAMAARDAVFFAGGPVYDIPKGRKDGTRSRIEDTINLPSPTLNSSELIRIFAQYGFSAQEMVALSGAHTLGVARCSSFKHRLSNFDSTHDMDPTLDAQFAKTLSKTCGGGDKSEQTFDTTKNDFDNDYFNALQRKSGVLFSDQTLYNSPRTRGIVNGYAFNQAMFFLDFQQAMLKMGLLDVKQGSNGEVRTNCRIIN, encoded by the exons ATGGGAAAGTGTGAGTTGTTAATGGTGATATTGTTGATGGATATAATAGTGAGTTGTTATGGTCTTCGAATGGAATACTACATGATGAGTTGCCCATTTGCAGAGGGAATAGTGAAGAACACTGTGAATAGGCATTTGCAAGCTGATCCCACTCTTGCTGCTGCCCTTGTTAGGATGCACTTCCATGATTGCTTCATTCAG GGATGTGATGCATCTGTGTTGATAGATTCAACTAAGGGTGGTAATACAGCAGAAAAGGACTCGCCAGCAAATTTGAGCTTGAGAGGCTATGAAATCATTGATGAAGCCAAGGAAGAGCTCGAAGATCAATGCCCCGGCGTTGTCTCTTGTGCTGATATTCTTGCCATGGCTGCCAGGGATGCTGTCTTCTTT GCTGGAGGTCCAGTGTATGACATACCAAAAGGAAGAAAGGATGGAACAAGGTCAAGAATAGAAGACACAATCAATCTGCCTTCCCCTACTCTCAATAGTTCTGAGCTTATCAGAATATTTGCCCAATATGGTTTCAGTGCTCAAGAAATGGTGGCCTTATCAG GCGCACATACACTGGGAGTGGCAAGATGCTCATCATTCAAGCACAGATTGAGTAACTTTGACTCCACACATGATATGGATCCAACTTTGGACGCACAATTTGCAAAGACTCTGTCTAAAACATGCGGTGGTGGAGACAAGTCTGAGCAGACCTTTGACACCACAAAGAACGATTTTGACAACGACTACTTTAATGCACTGCAAAGGAAGAGTGGTGTCCTTTTCTCTGATCAAACCCTTTACAATAGCCCAAGGACTAGGGGGATTGTCAATGGTTATGCCTTTAATCAAGCCATGTTCTTCCTTGATTTCCAACAAGCCATGCTCAAAATGGGTTTACTTGATGTCAAACAAGGGTCCAACGGGGAAGTACGCACCAACTGCCGTATCATCAATTGA
- the LOC107832241 gene encoding putative calcium-binding protein CML13 isoform X1, whose protein sequence is MTYLEERSTASLYRGASRREKPRGRNQGLTQQKRQEIREAFELFDTDNSGTIDAKELNVAMRALGFEATEEEINRMIAEVDKDGSGAIDFDEFVHMMTAKFGERDTKEELKKAFDVIDQDKNGKISFADIQRIADELGERFTDREIQEMIEAADQDRLLISRQFHLVKSYWLISEPHNSCTVDRHAMTYMYTKYSSLLSFVMERLMLKTS, encoded by the exons ATG ACTTATTTAGAAGAAAGATCAACG GCAAGCCTTTACAGAGGTGCATCACGGAGAGAGAAACCCAGAGGACGTAATCAGGGGTTAACTCAACAGAAAAGGCAAGAAATAAGAGAGGCTTTTGAGCTTTTTGATACAGACAACTCTG GAACCATTGATGCCAAAGAGCTCAATGTTGCTATGAG GGCCCTGGGTTTTGAAGCAACTGAAGAG GAGATCAATCGAATGATTGCAGAAGTTGACAAGGATGGCAGTGGTGCAattgattttgatgaatttgtgCACATGATGACTGCCAAGTTTGGAGAAAGGGATACTAAAGAGGAGCTCAAGAAAGCATTCGACGTTATTGATCAAGATAAAAAT GGGAAGATCTCTTTTGCAGACATTCAAAGAATCGCCGATGAGTTGGGCGAGCGATTTACTGACAGAGAAATACAGGAAATGATAGAAGCGGCAGATCAAGATC GACTACTTATCTCCAGGCAGTTCCACTTGGTAAAATCTTACTGGCTGATTAGTGAACCTCACAACTCTTGTACTGTTGATCGACATGCCATGACTTATATGTATACGAAGTACTCCAGCCTTTTGTCTTTT GTGATGGAGAGGTTAATGTTGAAGACTTCATGA